A stretch of DNA from Leptotrichia sp. oral taxon 215 str. W9775:
AAACCTATATTAACATTGGTGGGTGCAAGTGCAGACACTTGGAATTTTGCCCAAATTTATTTGACGATTGTTATTTGCAGCGGACCTTTTGTGCTAATATCCAATTGTTATTCTAACGTTATAAGAGCAGAAGGCGAATCTGGTAAGGCTATGATGGGAACTTTACTCGGAAATCTTTTGAATGTAATTTTGGATCCTATTTTTATTTCAGTATTAGGTTGGAATATTGCCGGTGCGGCTATTGCAACAGTTATAGGTAATGTAGTCGGTGCAGGATACTATATTTTGTATTTTTTAAAAGGTAAATCATCATTGAGTATAAGCTTGAAAGATTTAACTATGAAAGATAAGGTGGCAAGTTCTGTCCTTGCAATCGGTATTCCTGCAGCGTTAGGTTCATTGCTTATGAGTATATCCCAAATTATTATAAATAGTCAAATGGCTGAATATGGTGATATGGCAATTGCTGCTATGGGTGTGGCTATGAAGGTTGTCACTATTACAGGTATGATTTCAATGGGATTAGGTCAGGGTGTTCAGCCGTTGCTTGGATACTGTGTAGGTGCAAAATTGCACGAGCGATTCAAAAAAGTACTACGTTTTTCGGTGGTATTTTCCCTGTTGTTAAGTGTTGCACTTACAGTTCTTTGTTATTTGTTCACAAACCAGATTGTCAGTGCATTCCTTACAGATGCAACCGCTTATGAGTATGCTGTCAAATTCTCAAGAATTTTGTTAACGACAAGCTGTTTATTTGGTGTATTTTATGTAATCACAAATGCTTTGCAGGCGATGGGTGCGGCAACAAGTGCATTGATCATCAATTTGAGTAGACAGGGAATTATATTTATTCCGGCATTATTTATACTGAATGCAGCAATAGGAATGACAGGACTTGTTTGGGCTCAGCCGGTAGCAGATATTATTTCGTTATTTATTGCTTTTATGCTGTATTTAAAAATATCAGCGAAAATGTTTTCTGATAACGTAAATGATAGCAAGAAAGCTTAATACTTGAAAAAAACGGCTCTATAATATATATGGGGTGAAAAAAGAGAAGTATAAGATTATTACTTTTACTTCCCTAAAATTTCAAATTTAATTATTAACTTATTCAATAAAATGAAAATTTATCAGTCAAGAATTTTTCCCATATAATATTCATCAACGAACCTGCCATTGACTTTCATAGATTTTGGTCTTACTCCTTCCACTGTAAATCCATTCTTTTCATATAAATGTTTTTTTGGCTCTTTGTCAAGAGTGGTGGTGGAAAAAGTTCGATAACCTTAAGAGATTCTANNNNNNNNNNNNNNNNNNNNNNNNNNNNNNNNNNNNNNNNNNNNNNNNNNNNNNNNNNNNNNNNNNNNNNNNNNNNNNNNNNNNNNNNNNNNNNNNNNNNTTTCCCTTCAACAAATCCATTATTTATATTATATATTATAGAGCCTTTTTATATATGCACATATTATAGAGTCTTTTTACATTAACCTAATGCAGTATTTTGCATTCTCCTTCAATATTAGTAGGATAAATTAGTAAATTACCTGTATTATGATCTACATCTGCACAGTAATTGCTCTTAGTTGAAAAAACTTCCTTTTCAGGTATTATAGCATTTTTTTTATACTTGGAATAAGTTCTGTGAACTTTGATATTATTATATTTTGTATCGTTAATAAGACATGACTTATATGTAGTTAAAACTTAAAAAATAAGGATCATAAGCCTTTTTCAAAATTTTTCCGCGTCCTTCGCAATATCCTGATGTAATTTTTTCTGTTCCTGTCATATTAAATGAACAAAATAAAATTCCTAATAAAAGCAATATTCTTTTCATTTCAGATTTCCACTCTCAGAATAATTTTTTTTTAATAAATTTTCTAAATTTAAATATTCAGCATCTTTATTTTCTGTCTAATATAATTATAACTTATATTTTTGAAAAAAGAAGAAGAATACTGTAAATAAAAATTACAAAAAAATATAAACAGACAGAAACTGTCCTTCATAAAAAGTATAATATGGAAAATAATACAAGGAGATGAGAATTATGAATAATTTAAACCCGACTAAGAATGATGCCTTTTATGCAGAAAATTTTGATGACGAGATATTTATGCACTGGATGTTAAAGTGGCTTGTGATTGATGCGCAAGGAGACAAGAGTAAAACAGCTTTAAAGAGTATGACAAAAAAATTTATTGAAGAGACTACGGGAGAAAAACTGGATACAGAAGAGATTGAAATGTATTTTATAGATTCTTTTGATAACCTTATATATGGCGATACTATTATTCAGAGACTTTTAAGTGATTCGTCAATTTTATTGATTTTAAACAGACAAGATAAGAAGGCAAGGAAATATCTATATTTTAGAAATTATTTTGATGATGAATATTCAGAAGATTTTTTAAAGTATAGGGGAAAAATATTTAGATTACTTAAAAAATATGAAAATTTAGAAGATGATGAGGAAGAAAAAATTAAAATTGTACATTTTACACATGAAAAAGTATCCAGATATGTTCGTGAAGAAATTGGGGAAACAGGAATTGTATATGACAGGGAAGATTTTCTGAAATTGTTTGAAACTTTTGAAAAAGATATAGATGACAGCATATTTGACAGCTATTATAATCATAAGAAAATAAACAGGAAGGATTCAGTAGATGATGTAAAGGAAATTGTAGATTTACATGATATTCTACAAAAATATATGGAAACAAAGAATGATAAATATGATGTTTATAAGAGTCTTACTTACATGGAATGGGTTAAAGATGAATTTTTTCTGCAATTTACATATACCACGGATGAAGACTTGAATCCGATTGAAGTGATTGAATTGTGTTACTATACTTTGGAACCTGTGGAAGATGGTTTTTTAAAGTTAATGCAGGATGAGTTAAAAGAGGTATTTGATGATTTTACAATAATTGAAGAATTCTATCGCAGAAGAGAAAAAGTTGCATTAATGTATATGAAATTTAATAAGAATACTACATTAAAGGAAATAGAGAAAAAAATAGACGAAATAATCGAAAAATTAGAGAAGTATAATAAAGAGAATGAAAGTTTGGATATAAGAAATGAATATGCTGACATGAGGTATAGGAGAAAAAAAGCAAAGCCTAAAATAAAAAGAGTATCAATTCGTCGTTGACAAAAAGTAAAAGGAAGTTATAATTAAGTATAATAAAAGACTATGGAAGGGCTTAGTTATAATGGAAAAGATTAAAGATTCTGAGGAAAAAATATTTAGAATATTAAAAATAATAAAGAGGTTACAGCAGAAAGAAATATTAAATGGAGAAAATCTGGCAAATGAATTTAATGTTGATATAAAAACAATACAGAGAGATATAAAGACTTTGAGAGATTATCTTTTTGAAGAAAGTGATTCAGATATAGAATATTCCAGAGCTAAGAATGGATATTACCTGAAAAGTAATGATAACAAATCCCTTACAAATGAGGAAATCTTGGCTATAAGTAAGATAATACTTGAAAGCAGGGCTTTTAATAAAGGTGAAACTGATAATCTGATAGATAAGCTGATTAATCTGATGTCAGGAAATGACAGAAATATTATAAAAGACCTGATAAGTAACGAAAAGTTTAATTATATCCCTCTGCGGCATGGAAAAGATTTGCTTTCGGTTATATGGAATTTGGCACAGAGCGTAAAAAATCAGGAATGGCTTTGCTTAAATTACACTACGAAAAGCAATGAAGGTAGAAAATACAATGTAAAACCTTTATCCGTAATGTTTTCAGAATATTATTTCTATCTGATTGCATATATTGAAGACAAGGAAGAATATCCTGCTATTTTCAGAATAGACAGAATTACTGAAATAAAGGATATAAATAAAAAATTTAAGATTAACTATTTGGAGAAGTTTGAAGACGGGAAATTTAGAAAATACATACAGTTCATGCATTCAGGGCCTCTCACAAAAATAAAATTCAGATATAAGGGCTATCTTGAATATGTTCTGGATAGATTTCCGACAGCAGAAGTACTAGCTGAAGAAGCGGTTGGAGAAGGAAATTCAAGATATACAGTCTATACAGTTTCAATCGAAGTTTATGGAAGCTTTGGAGCGGAAATGTGGCTAAGAAGCCAGGGAGATTATGTTATTGATTATGAAATATTGAAATAAGGTAGGATCTATAGAAATTATAAAAAAATAACTCGGATAAAACGTTTAAGGAGTTTACAATAAAATAAAATATATGAGGAAAGAAGGGATTTGAAATGGAAACAAATGAAAAAAGAGAAAAGAATTACTGGGGGTACAGAATTGATGTAAAAAATCAGGATTTCTTTTTTAAGGAATTAGAACAAGGACGTTTACGACAAGGCTGGGGGTATACTGAAAACCAAAAATTGCCTGATACAAAAGACAGCGATGCCAGAAAAAATTTTAGTATGTATAATAATGTAAAAAAAGGAGACATACTACTAATACCTAGATTACCAGATTGGGGTAGTGTTGCTATAGCTGAAGCGGCTGAAGACTGGGATAAAGGATATAAATTTGAAATTGATGATGAAAAGAAAGATTTTGGACATATTTTTCCTGCAAACTATATTGGATGTTTTAATAGACATGGAAAAGATGTTTCCGGAAATATACAAAGTACGTTAAAAGCAAGAAATAGATTTTGGAATATCAGTCGTCTTTCAAAAGATGTTGAAAAAATTATGAAAAATTTAGAAGGAAACAAGGAATCAACAAGTGTCATTGAAAATATAAAAAATATAGTATCAGAACAAGTAAAATCTTGTTTTGATTTAAAGGGATTTTATGAAAAAGTTATCGTTGAATACAATCAAAAATTTACAGCTTCTCAGTGGGAAGATGTGCTAAAAAATGTTTTAGAAAAAATCTATCCTGGATATGAAATTGAAAAAACTGGCGGTATGAAAGAAGAAGAACATGGAACAGATCTTTTAGCAGTTATATCAGGACTTTCAAATTTGGAAAAATACAACATAGCTATACAAGTAAAAAATTACAAAGGTAAGATTTCTGATGATAATATTAATAATATTATAGAACAAATAAACAAAGCCAAGCGATATAAATGGGAAAATGATGGTAAACTAATTGATCAAATTTTGGTCATAACATCAGCTAAAGAAGAGGAAAATCCGAAATTAATTGAAGAATGCAAAAACAAGGAAATTAGAGTTATTTTTTCAGAAGAACTAAAAAAATTAATTTTTCAATCAATTATTGAAAGTATTGACTTAAAAGAAATCTTTGAAGAAATGTTGAGGGATTAGCTATAAATTGCAAGCCTATTTCAAAAGCAATAAATTATTGTTTTAAAGAAGTAGGCTTTTATTGTATTTTGCCATTCAAAATACAACATTAAACTCAAAAATGAAATTTTTATCTATTCGTTTTCCTTATACACTATAATAAATTCAAATTGGACTAAAATAAAAAACTGAATTATAATATAGATAACAGGATTTGTTTTAGTTTGTAATGCAAAATATTGTTGTGTATATACACATAATGAGATGGAATAGCATTTTTATTTTAAAAACATAAACTAAAATAAATTAAATAGTAAAAACTAGAAATAAATCAAGGAGGCGAACAGAATGAGTAAAACATTAAAAAGAGTAATGTTATTAGTTTTACTAGCAATTGGACTTTTGACGGGATGTCAAAAAGGTGCTGAAACAAAAGAAGAAAAGAAAGAAAGTGCAGATGGTGGAAAAGGAACTTTAAAAGTTATAGCCGCTTATGATGCAAAAGACAAAATTTTTGAAGAATTTACAAAGAAAACAGGAATAAAAGTAGAATTCTTAGATATTTCTTCAGGAGAAGTTTTATCAAAGTTAAGTGCACAAAATGGTAAAATAGGTGCAGATGTTTGGTTCGGTGGTGGAGCAGACAGCTTTATCGTAGCAGGAGAAAAAGGATATCTTGAAAATTATGTATCACCTGAAGAAAAAGAAATGGATCAGAGATTTATTGGAAATGACTTCTGGACAGGTGTTTCTATCGTAACAGCAGGATTCTTAGTAAATACTGATGTGTTGGAAAAAAAGGGATTGCCTGAACCAACATCATGGGCAGATTTAAAAAATCCTAAATATAAAGATGAATTAATCATGGCTGACCCGGCAATTTCAGGAACAAACTATGCAGTTGTTTACAACTTGTTACAATCAATGGGAGAAGAAGCTGGATGGGCTTATCTTGAATCAATAAAAGGAAATATTCCTTTCTATGCACAACGTGGATCAGAACCTACATCAAAAGTTAAAAATGGAGAAATGGCAGTAGGAATAATCCCTCTAGGTGGAGATACTTACAAAATGGAAAAAGAATTTAAAGTTAAAAATATAATTCCTTCAGACGGACTTCCATGGGTTCCGGCAGGAATGGCAATATTCAAGGAAGCTGAAAATAAAGATGCCGCAAAAGCATTTGTTGACTGGGCATTATCAAAAGAAGGTCAGGAATTCCTGAAAACAGTTGCTCCACGTATGATGGTAAGAAAAGATGTTACTCCTCCGGAAGAATTAAAAGGAATGACTGTTGATAAACTTATGAAAATGGATATTGCAGGAATGGGAACAAGAAGAGAAGAAATCTTGAAATTATGGAAAGAAAAAATGGGGAAATAGATTATGAATTTATTCCGAAAAAATATTAGTGAAAGAGCCCAAAAGAAACATTTTGGGCGTTCTTTCTTTTATATGGAAATTACAGATAGGATATTTTATCTGATTGCCGTTGTGCCGATAATGGTATTCATATTATGGCCTATAATTGCGCTGTTTATAAGAAGTGTTTCTCCTGGCGGGAAATTTACATTGGAAATGTATAACTCGCTATTCAAGGAACATTTTACTGTAATAACTGACAGTTTATGGGTATGTATGTTATCTACAACCCTATCAGTGATAATAGGTACTGTCATAGCAGTTTACATAACTTATGCACCAAAATTAATAAAAGGAATGCTGATGCTCCTCCTTATGCTTACAATGATATCACCACCTTTCCTGTCTTCGCTTTCGTATATACTGCTATTTGGAAAGAGGGGAATAATAACGGCTGATTTACTGCATCTGAATTTTAATCCTTACGGATGGCATGGAATAGTAATAATGCAGACCTTCAGTGAAATTTCGCTGGCTGCCCTTATTATAATCGGAGGACTTACGACAATACCTTCTTCCGTTCTGGAAGCAGGAAAAGATTTAGGTTCAAAATCAGGAGCCATACTTTTTAGAATAATACTTCCAATGCTTAAATCTTCAATAGTTGCAGTTTATTTTTTAATATTTGTAAAAAATATTGCGGATTTTGGAACGCCTATTATTGTTGGAGGTAATTTTAAGATGCTTGCCACGGAGGCATATAAGGGAGTAATTTCATATGGAGAAATAGAACAGGCAGCAGCCATCAGTTTTCTTATATTTCTTCCAATTGTATTTATTTTTCTTATATATAGGCATCAGCTTACAGCATCTAATGTTATGGGAAGTTTTTCAGAAAAATCAGGTCAGGGTGAAGAAAAAAGATATCAGCTGCCATTATATCTGAAAACGATTTTTGGATTTGTGACATTATGTTTTGCAATATATATGCTGCTGCAGTATATTTCTATATTTGTTTCAGCAGTATCAAGTAACAGTGGCGGGAAATTCCACTGGACAATGGAATTTATACAGTCATTTTCACTTACTAAAATTCCAAGTATGGTAAGAAGTGTGGTTTATTCCCTGATAGCAGGAGTTACTGCCAGTTTTCTTGGAGTTCTTTTTGCATATTATATAGACCGTAGAAAAGTGAAATTTTCTAAAAGCTTTGATTTTATTGCCGCATTGCCTTATATTCTGCCTGGACCATTTTTTGGAATAGCCTATCTTCTGGCTTTTCAAAATCCACCGTTACTTTTGACAGGAACAGGGGCAATAGTGGTGCTAAACTGTATTTTCAGACAGATGCCTGTAACAACAAGGGC
This window harbors:
- a CDS encoding YafY family protein, producing MEKIKDSEEKIFRILKIIKRLQQKEILNGENLANEFNVDIKTIQRDIKTLRDYLFEESDSDIEYSRAKNGYYLKSNDNKSLTNEEILAISKIILESRAFNKGETDNLIDKLINLMSGNDRNIIKDLISNEKFNYIPLRHGKDLLSVIWNLAQSVKNQEWLCLNYTTKSNEGRKYNVKPLSVMFSEYYFYLIAYIEDKEEYPAIFRIDRITEIKDINKKFKINYLEKFEDGKFRKYIQFMHSGPLTKIKFRYKGYLEYVLDRFPTAEVLAEEAVGEGNSRYTVYTVSIEVYGSFGAEMWLRSQGDYVIDYEILK
- a CDS encoding ABC transporter substrate-binding protein, with the translated sequence MSKTLKRVMLLVLLAIGLLTGCQKGAETKEEKKESADGGKGTLKVIAAYDAKDKIFEEFTKKTGIKVEFLDISSGEVLSKLSAQNGKIGADVWFGGGADSFIVAGEKGYLENYVSPEEKEMDQRFIGNDFWTGVSIVTAGFLVNTDVLEKKGLPEPTSWADLKNPKYKDELIMADPAISGTNYAVVYNLLQSMGEEAGWAYLESIKGNIPFYAQRGSEPTSKVKNGEMAVGIIPLGGDTYKMEKEFKVKNIIPSDGLPWVPAGMAIFKEAENKDAAKAFVDWALSKEGQEFLKTVAPRMMVRKDVTPPEELKGMTVDKLMKMDIAGMGTRREEILKLWKEKMGK
- a CDS encoding iron ABC transporter permease, which produces MNLFRKNISERAQKKHFGRSFFYMEITDRIFYLIAVVPIMVFILWPIIALFIRSVSPGGKFTLEMYNSLFKEHFTVITDSLWVCMLSTTLSVIIGTVIAVYITYAPKLIKGMLMLLLMLTMISPPFLSSLSYILLFGKRGIITADLLHLNFNPYGWHGIVIMQTFSEISLAALIIIGGLTTIPSSVLEAGKDLGSKSGAILFRIILPMLKSSIVAVYFLIFVKNIADFGTPIIVGGNFKMLATEAYKGVISYGEIEQAAAISFLIFLPIVFIFLIYRHQLTASNVMGSFSEKSGQGEEKRYQLPLYLKTIFGFVTLCFAIYMLLQYISIFVSAVSSNSGGKFHWTMEFIQSFSLTKIPSMVRSVVYSLIAGVTASFLGVLFAYYIDRRKVKFSKSFDFIAALPYILPGPFFGIAYLLAFQNPPLLLTGTGAIVVLNCIFRQMPVTTRAASANLSQISSLTEDAARDLGTPGIAVFFRIVLPQLKPAFLVGFINTFTTTMTTVGAIIFLITPSAKVATVELFNEIRDGDYRMASVIASLLILVILLVNILFSIFILRKKKEGKHVSSAEKSI
- a CDS encoding restriction endonuclease, with product METNEKREKNYWGYRIDVKNQDFFFKELEQGRLRQGWGYTENQKLPDTKDSDARKNFSMYNNVKKGDILLIPRLPDWGSVAIAEAAEDWDKGYKFEIDDEKKDFGHIFPANYIGCFNRHGKDVSGNIQSTLKARNRFWNISRLSKDVEKIMKNLEGNKESTSVIENIKNIVSEQVKSCFDLKGFYEKVIVEYNQKFTASQWEDVLKNVLEKIYPGYEIEKTGGMKEEEHGTDLLAVISGLSNLEKYNIAIQVKNYKGKISDDNINNIIEQINKAKRYKWENDGKLIDQILVITSAKEEENPKLIEECKNKEIRVIFSEELKKLIFQSIIESIDLKEIFEEMLRD
- a CDS encoding MATE family efflux transporter, with product MKNNKSMELFSKAPVSQAVFKNALPAMAAMLMVLVYNLADTFFIGQTHDALQVAGVSLATPVFLLFMAVGTVFGIGGTSVISRAMGEGRTEYAKKVCSFCMWGCVIVGVVMSAAMLVFMKPILTLVGASADTWNFAQIYLTIVICSGPFVLISNCYSNVIRAEGESGKAMMGTLLGNLLNVILDPIFISVLGWNIAGAAIATVIGNVVGAGYYILYFLKGKSSLSISLKDLTMKDKVASSVLAIGIPAALGSLLMSISQIIINSQMAEYGDMAIAAMGVAMKVVTITGMISMGLGQGVQPLLGYCVGAKLHERFKKVLRFSVVFSLLLSVALTVLCYLFTNQIVSAFLTDATAYEYAVKFSRILLTTSCLFGVFYVITNALQAMGAATSALIINLSRQGIIFIPALFILNAAIGMTGLVWAQPVADIISLFIAFMLYLKISAKMFSDNVNDSKKA